The following DNA comes from Candidatus Binatia bacterium.
CTTCGTCGACGAGGCGCTGCTGGAGGCCGGTGAGTCCCAGGTCGGCTGCGTCGCGGAACTCCCCGCTCGTGCATCCGGGCATCAATCCGGAGCGCCCGCCGACGAAGACGACGGCAACGTCGGCGCTGCGTGCGGCTTCAACGGCTTTCGCGATCCCCGTGTCCTTGTCGGATAGGATCCCGCAGCCGCGTTCGTGAACGACCTCGGTCGCCTGCGAGACAGCCGACCGGATGCCCTCGAGCGGCGTCACGGTGGGAGGGAAGAAGGCGCCCGCGCCGAACGAGACCGCGTCCGGGCGGGGCAGAATGCCGCCGGCGTCGTCGTCCGCCGAGCGGTAGATGATCTCGAGGTGCGCCGGGTAGTGGTAGTCCCCCTGAAGGAGGCGAACGTCGTCTGCGCAGGGCCCGAGCACGGCGATTCTGCCGAGGCTCGGAGAGAGTGGCAGGAGCTCACCCTCATTCTTCAAAAGGACGATCGACTTTTGCGCGAGCTCGCGCGCGAGGCTCCGCGCCTCGGGGGTCTGGTAGACCTCGCTCGCGCGTTCCGCGTCGACGTACGGGTTCTCGAACAGTCCGAGAACGAATTTCAGCTTGAGTAGACGGCCGGCGGCTCGGTCGACGTCTTCCATCGACAGCTCGCCGCGTTCGATCAGTCCCGGGATTTCGGAGTAGCAGTCGAGCATCGGTAGCTCGACGTCGAGTCCCGCGCGGAGGGACATCTGCGCGGCCTCGGACTTGTCGGCGGCCACGCGGTGCGAGCTGATCAGGAGGGCGGTCGTGAAGTAGTCGGCGACGACGCATCCGTCGAACCCGAGCTCATCTCGCAAGAGGTCGTTCAGGATTGCGGAGGAGCCACCGCAGGGCAGTCCGTCCACGTCGTTGTACGCGTTCATCACCGAGAGGATTCCCGCGTCCTGGATCATGGCGAGGAAGGGGCGGGCGAAGACTTCCCGGAGTTCCCGTGCGCCGATCTGTGCGGGCTTGTGATTGTGTCCGCCCTCGGAGAGGCCGTAGCCGAGGAAGTGTTTCGCGGTGGCGGCGATGCCCTCGCGGACGTCGGTACCCTGGATTCCCTTCACATAGGCAACGGCCAGGCGACCAGTCAGGTACGGATCCTCTCCGTATGTCTCTTCGAGGCGGCCCCAGCGGGGGTCGCGCGCGATGTCGACGACCGGCGCGAGTGTTTGGCGTGCTCCGACGGCGAGCATTTGGCGACGGATCACGTCGGCCATTCGCTCTAGGAGTTCGGGATCCCAGGTGCTGGCTAGGCCGATGGCCTGTGGGAACTGGTCGGCGTCGCGAGCGGTGAAGCCGGCGGTGCTCTCCTCGTGCACCAGCGCGGGGATGCCGAGTCGGGTTTTCTCGACGAGGAAGCGTTGGATCGCGTTGGCGTAGTTCGCGCTCTCGACGGGCCGGAGGCCCGTCGAGGCTCCGATGCGGGTGACGTGGCCTGCGCCGTCTGCGAGCCGCCGCCGGGCCCGATCCTCTGAGAACGCGCCGTCGGCTGCCAGCGTCGTAGACCAGGCACATCCGAGCTGAGCGACCTTCTCGGGGAGGCTCATCCGAGCGAGCAGGTCCTCGACGCGGCGGTCGGGGGAGAGAGCAGGGTCACGGTATGCAGGGATGCTGACCATGCCATGCCTCTATCCAAAGATGGCCCGCGTTTCGATCACCGGTTGTCACGCCCGCGGCCCAAACGCCGGATTCGGCCGAGTGTTCGTCCCAGGAGTGCCGATGGATCTGGCATGGCTGTTGTGACGTTCAGTCCCTCGTGAACGAAGAGATGAGTGTCCAGAAACGTCCGACCGAGGCGCGAGTGCACTGGCGCGGCATGAGGATGGGCTTCCTCACGGGCGACCTAGAAGAGAAGTCCTTGGCGGAGGCACTCGAAGCGGCGGCTGCGGTGGGGAAAGCCTAGCGTGCCGCCGCTCGCGCGGTTTCGGGAGAACTAGCCTTCGACGGCCGTGACGGATTGGCCGTTTCGAAGCGCGGTGCTGCTCGTGACGACGGCCTCGCCACCGGTGAGGCCGCTCGCGACGCGCGTGCGTCCGTCCCCCCTGCCGGCGACTTCGATGTCAACTCGGCTCGTCTGGCCGCCGACGACGCGCCATACGAAGGACGTTCCGTTCTCCGTGCGGACTGCGGAGTTGGGGATCCAGACGGTCGGAGCTGCGTTGGGCGATGCGGGCTCGGCTTCCTTCGCCAGGAAGGTCACGCGGGCGCTCATGTCGGGTAAGAGGCGATCGTCGGGCTGCTGGATCTGGACCTCCACGCGCAGCGTGCCTTTCTGTCGGTTGACCTGCGGGTAAAGCTTCACGACGCGGGCGTCGTACTTCGCATCCGGGTACGCGTCGGGAGCGACGACGGCGCGGCCACCGAGGGCGACCCGGTTCAAGTCGGCTTCGTTCACGTCGACCTCTGCGCGCATGTCGCTCAAGTTCGCGAGGCGGACGAGGTCGCCCGAGCCGGCGAACCCGCCGGGGACGGCGATCTCGCCGACCTCCTTCAGCTTGGCCAGGACCACTCCTTGGGTCGGTGCGCGTAGAGTCGTGTACTCGAGGTTTACCTGTGCCTGCTCGACTTGAGCCTCGAGCTGGACGACGGTGGCCTGTGCGACGGCTTCCTTGTTCTTCAGGATGTCGAACTCCTGCATCGACAGGATCTTGCCGGTTCGAAGGGCGTCGCCGCGACGTAGCTCCGATTGAGCGAGTCCGAGGTTCGCGTGTGCCACCGAGAGCGCCGCCTCGGCGCTTCGCAGCGCGGCGCGATAGTCCCGGTCGTCGAGCTGGACCAGGGCGTCATTCTCCGAGACGCTCTGGCCCTCTTCAATGAAGTAGCGCTCGATTCGTCCCGGAACGCGGACACCTACGGACACGTAGCGGTCGCCAGTCACGACGTAGCCGGAGCCGGAGAGGCCCGGCAGACCACTCGCCGCGCCGGGCTGGACGACCTTGGCGTACCCGATCTGAACTTCCTCGGCCTCGTTCGTAGCGTACCATCCGAACCCCGCCACGATGACGACCGCGACGATCGCGACGAGGATCCAGATTCGTCGCGCGCCGCTTTTGGGCTTCCGTGTCCGATCCCCCGAGGCGATCTTCAGGGACGCGAGCTCGGAGCTCAGGGGGGTGTTCGGGGGTGTCGACATCAGGCCTTCCGTAGCGCTTCTATCGGAGCGAGTCGCGCTGCGCGCCACGCGGGGCCGAAACCGGAAGCCATGCCGATTGCGAGGGAGAGAACGAGTGCGCCAATCAGGTTCCCGCCGTCGACCGAGACGTGGATCAGGCTCGTCGTGAAGGTTTCGGCGCTCATGGCGACACCGCCGAGCGCAGAGCTCAGGACTTCGGCTGCGATGATCGCGCCGACGGCGCCGAGGAGGAAGCCGATGAGGGCCAGAAAGACGGCCTCGGCTTGGAAAGCCCAGAGGATCGAGCCGCGGGAGAATCCGAGGGCGCGGAGAGTCCCGATCTCGGCGGTCCGCGTCTGCACGGCTGCGTACATCGTATTCGCCGCACCGAAGGAGGCACCGACCCCGGCCAGGATCGCGACGGCGACGACGATGATGTAGAGCGTTCCGGACGCAGTGGACTGCTCGGCGTAGTAGAGCAGCTCTGCCTGTGCATCCAGGGCGTACCGGGGGTCGTCGTCGATCCGGCGCTCGAGCGCGTCCATGTCGGCCTTCGATGCGGCGCGGATTCGGACGCCGGAGAAGGGCATCGTTCGTTTGGCGTCGTTTGCGAGCTCGCGCACGTCGACCCACACCTCGCTCTCGAACGAGGTCGAGTTGGCATCGAAGATTCCGACGACCTTCCACCGGCCGCGCCCGAACTCGATCTCGCTGCCCAGCTCCGCGCCTTCGTATCGGTTTGCGACACCGCGCCCGATGATGGCTTCGCCTGCGCTGGGCTCGAACATCCGCCCGTCGTTGATCTGGACCTGGTGATGGACGTCGAGAGCCACGCGCTCGACCCCGCGCACGAGAACGTTCTCCCGGCCACCGTCACGGGTGCGGAAGAAGGGCTGCACGACGAGCTCGGGCGAGATCATGGGAGCGTTGTCTTCGCCGCGCCGCGCGATGCCGTCCAGGTAGCGCACGGCCTGGAAGGCCTCGAGGGGCATCTGGCTGGATCCGTCGTTGTCCGAGCCTTTGCGAAGGACGATCAGGTTCAGCTCGTGTCCGGTCTCGGTGAACGTACGCTGCATGCTCGAGATCAGCCCCATGAGAAGGGTGCATGCGAGCACGACGAGTGCGATGACGCTCGCCGTGAGGAGGCTCCGCATGGGGCGCGCCCGCACGTTCCGCCAGCTGTAGGAGAGGGGCAGCGTCATCAGAAGATCTCCCGCAGGGCTTCCACGACCGGTTTTCGTGCGGCACCGAACGAGGGAACGACCCCGGCGAGCATGCCGATGAACAGGGAAAGGAACAGTCCCTGCACAAGGACGGGGCCCGTCAGGACGAAGCCCGACATCGGACCGAGATCGCCATTGTCGGCGAAGCTTCGGAGGAAGGTCGTCAATCCGATTGCGAGGAGGAGTCCGAGGATGCCCGCGAGGCTCGAGACGAGAATGGCTTCGCCGAAGAGCGCACCGAAGATCGATCGCCGCGCGAACCCGATCGCCTTCAAGATGGCGATCTCTCCCGAGCGCTCGCGCACGTTCATCGAGGCGGTGTTCGCGGCAATGAAGATGATGCAGAGGGTGACCAGGCCGGTCACGAGGAGGATGATCCGTATGAAGCCCTTCAGAGATCCGAAGAAGTTCGCGAAGAAGCTCTTCTCGGTCTCGGAAGCGGTTTCCGCCTCGCTATTGCGCGACATCTCGTCGACCGTCTGCATAATCGACCCGACGACGGATGGGTCGCTCGCGCGGACCCAGATCGTTCCGACGCTGCCGAGCCCCTCGCCGAACTGGGCTTCCATCGCCTGATCCAGGTACTTCCGATTGAACCAGAAGTTTGGCGCTTGCGGGTCCTCGACCACGCCCACCAACCGAAACTCGAGATCAGCGGGCCAGATCGTGCTGGTGAGCGCGACTCGGTCGCCGATCTCCCAGTCGTACTTGTCCATGAGCTGGCGGCCGACGATCGCTCCGTC
Coding sequences within:
- a CDS encoding glycoside hydrolase family 3 N-terminal domain-containing protein, translated to MVSIPAYRDPALSPDRRVEDLLARMSLPEKVAQLGCAWSTTLAADGAFSEDRARRRLADGAGHVTRIGASTGLRPVESANYANAIQRFLVEKTRLGIPALVHEESTAGFTARDADQFPQAIGLASTWDPELLERMADVIRRQMLAVGARQTLAPVVDIARDPRWGRLEETYGEDPYLTGRLAVAYVKGIQGTDVREGIAATAKHFLGYGLSEGGHNHKPAQIGARELREVFARPFLAMIQDAGILSVMNAYNDVDGLPCGGSSAILNDLLRDELGFDGCVVADYFTTALLISSHRVAADKSEAAQMSLRAGLDVELPMLDCYSEIPGLIERGELSMEDVDRAAGRLLKLKFVLGLFENPYVDAERASEVYQTPEARSLARELAQKSIVLLKNEGELLPLSPSLGRIAVLGPCADDVRLLQGDYHYPAHLEIIYRSADDDAGGILPRPDAVSFGAGAFFPPTVTPLEGIRSAVSQATEVVHERGCGILSDKDTGIAKAVEAARSADVAVVFVGGRSGLMPGCTSGEFRDAADLGLTGLQQRLVDEVRATGTPTVVALVNGRAFALPGIAECVPAVLECWLPGEEGGNAIADVLFGKISPSGRLPVTLPRNVGQVPLYYNRKWSAGDVIGFKADYSDLVASPLFPFGHGLSYTRFEYGEIELEAQTVAADASLEVSVVVRNTGKRSSDEVVQLYVSDPIASVTRPIQQLAGFARIPLDPGDQRRVRFTLDMSQLAFFDRAMQFSIEPGEIRVRIGASSEDIRSEGTFQITGERRTLSQQDIIATGVAVEPA
- a CDS encoding efflux RND transporter periplasmic adaptor subunit, producing the protein MSTPPNTPLSSELASLKIASGDRTRKPKSGARRIWILVAIVAVVIVAGFGWYATNEAEEVQIGYAKVVQPGAASGLPGLSGSGYVVTGDRYVSVGVRVPGRIERYFIEEGQSVSENDALVQLDDRDYRAALRSAEAALSVAHANLGLAQSELRRGDALRTGKILSMQEFDILKNKEAVAQATVVQLEAQVEQAQVNLEYTTLRAPTQGVVLAKLKEVGEIAVPGGFAGSGDLVRLANLSDMRAEVDVNEADLNRVALGGRAVVAPDAYPDAKYDARVVKLYPQVNRQKGTLRVEVQIQQPDDRLLPDMSARVTFLAKEAEPASPNAAPTVWIPNSAVRTENGTSFVWRVVGGQTSRVDIEVAGRGDGRTRVASGLTGGEAVVTSSTALRNGQSVTAVEG
- a CDS encoding ABC transporter permease, with the protein product MTLPLSYSWRNVRARPMRSLLTASVIALVVLACTLLMGLISSMQRTFTETGHELNLIVLRKGSDNDGSSQMPLEAFQAVRYLDGIARRGEDNAPMISPELVVQPFFRTRDGGRENVLVRGVERVALDVHHQVQINDGRMFEPSAGEAIIGRGVANRYEGAELGSEIEFGRGRWKVVGIFDANSTSFESEVWVDVRELANDAKRTMPFSGVRIRAASKADMDALERRIDDDPRYALDAQAELLYYAEQSTASGTLYIIVVAVAILAGVGASFGAANTMYAAVQTRTAEIGTLRALGFSRGSILWAFQAEAVFLALIGFLLGAVGAIIAAEVLSSALGGVAMSAETFTTSLIHVSVDGGNLIGALVLSLAIGMASGFGPAWRAARLAPIEALRKA
- a CDS encoding FtsX-like permease family protein, with amino-acid sequence MSYTRLVIANLLRNKLRTTFTAGAITLAVVLVCLLLTMPAALDRILDSAASDVRISVHHKAGLVYSMPESFARKVRAVKGVDAAVGMVWYGGAFEENGKVTFPNFAVEAEHLAAVYPDYPVEPEHFADLVKYRDGAIVGRQLMDKYDWEIGDRVALTSTIWPADLEFRLVGVVEDPQAPNFWFNRKYLDQAMEAQFGEGLGSVGTIWVRASDPSVVGSIMQTVDEMSRNSEAETASETEKSFFANFFGSLKGFIRIILLVTGLVTLCIIFIAANTASMNVRERSGEIAILKAIGFARRSIFGALFGEAILVSSLAGILGLLLAIGLTTFLRSFADNGDLGPMSGFVLTGPVLVQGLFLSLFIGMLAGVVPSFGAARKPVVEALREIF